Below is a window of Humulus lupulus chromosome 2, drHumLupu1.1, whole genome shotgun sequence DNA.
GTCAAAGAAATCTACATTTTCTCTCTGTCTAAAACCTTTGGCAACAAGACGTGCCTTATACTTATCAACAGTACCATTaggtttcaatttctttttcagaATCCATTTACATCCTATTGTCTTACATCCTGGAGGCAAATCAACTAAATGCCAGgttttgttagactcaagagagtccatttcatcattaatggcTTCTTGCCACAGGTCAGCATCTAATGAGGTCAAAGCTTCTTGGAGGTTCGAAGGATCCTCCTCTAAAGTATATGCACAAAAATCAGAACCAAAATCTTTAGAGACTCTAGCTATtttacttcttctaggttcagttTCATTCCCCTCATGGTGCTCAATGTCCTAATCACAGGCATGTTACTAGATGATgcacccccactatttctcaatttaaatggaaatctatgttcataaaaatcagcatcatttgATTCCAAAATAACATGGTCTTTCAAATCAAAAAATCGATATGCTTTACTATTAACAGCATAGCCAATAAACACACATTCATATGCTCTACTAGCCAATTTTATCCTTTTAGGATCAGGAATTCTAACATATGCCAAACAACCCCAAGTTTTAAAATAAGAGATGTTTGGTTGTTTATTTTTCAAGATTTCATAAGGAGAAATTTTACTTTTAGATTTTGGAACTCTATTAAGCACATAGCATATGGTCAATAATATTTCTCCCCACCAATAAGATGCAGCACCAGAATTAAGCAAAATAGCAACAATTGATTCAGTAAAagttctattcttcctttcggCTTTGCCATTCATTTCAGGTGAGTATGGTGCAGTTCTTTCATGTATAATTCCATGTGAGTTATAAAAATCAACAAACATGCTTGAATCATATTCAGTGCCTCTATCACTACGAAATCTCTTTATCTTTTTATTAAATTGATTTTCAATTTCAGTCACAAAAGATTTAAACATATCAAgagcatcacttttatttttcattaagtacACATATGTAAAATCAGAAcagtcatcaataaaagtgataaaataacgtTTTCCATTTTTGGTCAACGTTCCATCAAGTTCACAGATATCAGAATGAATTAAATCTAGAGGCTTAGTTTCTCTAGTCACAGATTTATGTGATGTTTTTGTGATCTTATCTTGGCTGCAATagtcacatttttcaaaatcatttaaAGATAATTTAGGAATTAAGCCTAAACTACTCATATTCTTGATTATGCGCTTGTTAACGTGACAGAGTCTAGCATGCCAAGTATTAAAATTACACAACATATAAGTAGAAGCATTCACTTTATTAACATCAACATTCAATTTAAACATTCCCTCAATTGCATACCCTTTCCCTACAAATATCCCATTCTTAGTTAAAGTAAACAAAATAGTCTGTGTAAACCCCGCCTTGTTGAGAAGGTAGCCCGAGaccagattctttctcatctcTAGAGTGTGCATGAATTCCTTAAGAATCACAGTTCTTCCAGAGGTAAACTTTAATTCCACATCTCCAATACCAGCAACAATCATAGTGTGCGAATCTCCCAGCAACACTTTCTTATCCTTAGTAGTAGCAGTATATGTCTTAAACATATTTCGATCATAACAAACATGGCGAGAAAcgccagtgtctacccaccacccTTCTGATCCACCAACAAGGTTGATCTCAGATATCATAGCCGTGAAAGGCTCTTCAGTTGTCAGGttagcctgcgaagcaaagcttggCCTGTTCCTGCACTTGCGTGCAATATGACCTGGTCTGTTGCAAACAAAGCACAGAAATGGAGCAGgttcattcttattattattattattattagggggTTGTTGCTGCTGCCTGTTTTGGTTCCTTTGATGGTTCCAATTCTGATTATTGTTCCGAGGTTGATTGTTGCGGTTTGAGTTCTGCTTTCAATTCTGATTCTTGAAGTTTTTCCCATTGGGTTTCAGAACCGCAGTGGACTTTTTGTTAGTGTTGTTGTTGCTGGATACAACAAGCACTTCTTCTTTCTGGTCTTGTTTACGAGCTTCCTCCTCAATACGAAGGCGAGTGATCAGACTTTCTAGTGAAAATTCTTTTGTTTTGTGCctgagaaattttttaaaatctttCCACGCAGGGGGCAATTTGTCAATAATTACAGCAACTTGAAATTGTTCATCTAAAGATATACCTTCAGAAATTATTTCATGAGCGATTTTCTGAAGTTCATGAGATTGGGCTTCCACTAACTTGTCATCGGTCATCTGAAATTTGAGGTAGCGACTGACAGCGTACTTCTTGGTTCCAGCCTCCTCAGTGTCATACTTCTTTTGCAGTGCATCCCAGATTTCCTTAGCATTTTTGTCAGAATTATAATAGTCATACAAGTCATCAGATAAACCATTGAGAATGAAATTTTTGCATAAAAAATCATTTTCGACCCAAGCTTCTAATGCCTTAGTTTGTTTGTCCTTCTCATCGTTGTCATCTTTTTCAGAGACAATAGGCTTATCAGTAGTCAGAGCAGTGTTAACCTTTTTCATTGTGAGAAAAAATAACATCTTTTGTTTCCATCTTTTAAAATGGTtactgttgggcccaaaatgttcggcccaaAAACACTTACCTCATTTATCAAATACTCAAAACGGAGCGTTTTGACAAAGATAGGTTTCGAAGGCAGAAGCTGTGGGTCAGAGGCAATCTGCGCCTCTGACCCCTGAGTGAGACATTTTAAAAGTcggtatttttggagggaaattcagttattctCTTTCCCCCCTTTTCAGGGTTCGCTTGAACCAACTAACTACTTTGTATATTTcatcctataaatatgagattctaagaagagaaagggatcgaacttttgaactgacttaagcatcggagtgtctttcttgcaggtgatcCCGACGAGTCAAATGCAAATTTCATCACCGGAGTAGAAGCAAGTTATCATTCATCGTTGGGTTATTACTtccagatatagaaagacaaattgttgccccaacaattggcgctgtctgtgggaatCGACAAGCATATCGGCCTTAGCCACGTCATCGAACCAAGAAATCAAGATCCACTACGAACCTAGAAATCATGCCACCAAAAGGCAACGGAGTTTCGGGCCCAGTCACACAAAGCGTCCCTCCGACGGACATGAGCGACCAGATCAAAAGGATGTGTCGTCTATTGGAGGCGAGCCAGCAGCGGTTCGACGAAGCAATCAAGACATTGACCGAAGCCCAAGCTAGGCTCGAAGCTGAGATTGCTGAGCTGCGCAGGTCCGCTGACACGACTCGCAACACCCAAGCCCACGAAAATCTTGATTCTAACAGATCTGACGTCCTAATCGACTGCGTTAATTCCCCACATCAAAACATGAAACCAGGTAACGGAAGATCCCAAGGCATCCCGCCATCCTCCGGGGCCGAAGAACGACAAGCCCCGACCTCTGACACGCATGGGCGGATGGAAGCAGAACCCACTGGACCCGCTCAACCAACAGTCGAAGTCCAGCCTCAACGCACCACACCTCAAATCGCACACGATTCTCCTTCCGAAGTTCGTGTTCCCTCGATCCGATTCTTGGACAGCTGGAAATAAGACATGATGCGGGaaatgatgcagaagttctcAGATGGGCGATCCGTCTACGCCACCGAACACTTGGATCTAGTATCAAGAACCACGGAGAAATCCCCTTTCTCGGAATGGATTAAGAATGAGCCAAAGCCTCGAGACTTCGTCATCCCTTCCCTACCTGCGTTCAATGGAAAGGGAGACCCACTAAACCACCTATTTCAATTTCAACAGAAGATGGCAGTAGAAGCTAATAACGAAGCCATACAATGCAAAGTCTTTTCAACAACATTCTCCGGGCCAGCTCTGTTATGGTTCCGACAATTAAAGCCCGGGTCGCTCAACAGTTTTACTGATCTCCGACGGACCTTCTTATAGCAGTACAGTGCAAACCGAGAGCCGCCCAGAACTATGGCCGATCTCTATCGGATTGAACAGGGGGAGAATGAACATCCGAAAGCATACTTACAGCGTTTCATTGACCTCATGCATCAAATCCACGACGTCAACCCACTCACCGCAGCAAATCTCTTCGTCAAAAGCCTGCAGGTGGGATCCCTCTTACATGAGAATCTCACCATGACACCCTCATACGACATGGCAAAATTACCACTCCATCTAACAGAAGGGATAAAAGCAGATACTGTCTCTTCCACAAGGATCACGGTCATACGATCGCTGAATGCCACAATTTGAACAATCATATCCAAACCCTCATGAGGAGTGGGAGGCTTACCCAATACATCAAGGAGACGGGCAGACCAGACACCTCGCGGCAGAACCCCGCTTCTACCCCCGCTCCGCAGGCGTCAGACCCCGTGCACATAGCCTCTGACAGCACCCAGGAGCCTCTTAAGCAAGTACCTATGATCCACGGGATCGTAGAACTCACTGATAATCAAGAGCATACAACCAAAATCCATAAAAGGATGGAAGAACGAGTGAAGCGATAGAAATCGTTAGGCCACGTGGTCAATCTCGTCACTTCAGAAAGCAGAAGCTACCCAGCCTCTGCTATCACCTTCACCGATGATGATCTGAAGGGCGTCCACCTCCCCCAtgatgatccactcgtcatttcCCTACAAGTTGACCATTGCCAGCTGGGCAGAGTTCTGATCGACAGGGGCAGTGGGGTCGACATCCTCTTTTGAGAAGCCTTCCAGAAGATGGGGCTAGAGGAGAATCAGATCCAGCCCTCCACCACGCCCATTTTGGGATTCAACAGCCAAAGAGTTTATCTAAAGGGCGTCGTTCGATTAACCGTGGTGGCTGCAGAATGCGCCCTGCTAGCAGACTTTCTCATTATAGACTCCACCACAAGCTACAACGCTATCATGGGGAGAAATTGGATCCACCGAATGCAGGGGGTAGTCTCAACTCTTCATCAGGTAATGCGGTGTCAATCACTCAACGAGCGTTACACCGTCGACATCAAAGGCTGCCAGAAGCAGGCCAAAAAGTGCTTCCTTaccttaaaagaaataaataactcTGGCACTGCTTCCCATGACAACTCCCCTGACAAATAGCAATTACAGCAGGACCTACCAGCGTGCCTAAAAAGAATCAATCTAGAGGAAGACCAAGAAAAACCCCAAGTTACACTAGATACCTTAGAACAAGTGGGTCTAGACGACGCTGACCTCTCTAAGACAGTGCTGATAAGTACAAAACTCTCTGGAGAAGAGAGGCAGATCCTCATACAATTTCTCAAGACCAGAATGAGAACTTTTGCCTGGACTCCACATGACATGCCCAGAATAGACCCTTCTGTCATGAGTCACAGCCTAAATATCTCCAACAACTTCCCACCTGTCAAGCAGAAGCAGAGGAGGTTCGCTCTAGAGGTGAACCAAGTCATACAAGAGGAGGTCCAACGGCTCCTAAGCACAGGGGAAATTGAAGAATGCTTGTACCCCAGTTGGCTCGCCAACCCCGTCGTGGTCCCAAAGAAGAATGGGAAAAGGATAGTATGCATAGACTACACAAATCTAACCAAAGCGTGTTCTAAGGATAGCTACCCTCTACCAAAGATCGATCAGATgatagatgccactgcaggataTGAAAGGATGAGCTTCCTTGACgcttactctggatacaatcagaaCCCCATGAAATCAGAGGATCGGATTCACACGGCTTTCATAACAGAGGGTggtttatattgctacaaagttatgcccttcggtctAAAGAATGCAGGCGCAACATACCAAAGGCTGATGCACAAGCTGTTTTCCTCATtactcgggagaaatatggaggtttatATTGACGACATGGTCATCAAGTCCAAACAAAGCTCTACACATATAGACGACTTGACTGAGTGCTTTGACGTCCTTGATgcttataaaatgaaattaaacccctcTAAGTGTGTCTTTGGGGTGTCCTCTGGACAGTTCTTAGGATATGTCGTCAGTTAGAGGGGCATCGAGGCAAACCCAACACAGATTGCATCCCTCTCAGAAGTCAAAGAGCCCCGAACCATCCAAGACATACAGGCTCTGACGGGCAAAGTAGTAGCATTAAGTCGATTCATATCGCAAATGTCTGACCGTTGCCAACCCTTCTTGCAATGCATAAAGAAATCTACCAACACCACCTGGGGACCAGATCAAAGAAAAGCATTGGAAGAATTGAAAACTTATTTGAGCACACCTCCTATACTGAGCTCCCCCACTGCTAATGAAGATTTATTCTTATACTTGTCTGTCTCACAATTCACTGTGAGTTCTGTCCTCTTCCGAGAAGAAGCCAATCGTCAAAGGCCAGTGTTCTACTGCAGGAAGATGCTTTTGGACGCTGAAACTCGATACAGTATGATGGAAAAGTTGGAACTCGCACTCCTTACGGCAAAGAAGAAGTTACGACAGTATTTTGAAAGTCACACCATCATTGTATACACGGACTATCCATTAAAGCAAGTATTGAGTAAGCCCGACCTCTCTGGAAGGTTATCCAAATGGGCATTGAGCTAGGGACGTACGATATTCAGTTCTCGCCACGAAAAGCTAAAAAAGAACAGGTGCTAGCTGACTTCTTGGTTGAAATTCAGTCGTTCACCCCTGACGCTCTACCGGAATTGTTAGAATCAGAAGATCAGTGGATGTGGACGATGTATACTAACGGAGCATCCAATTCGCAAGGGGCTGGTATCGGCGTCGTATTAGAAGCTCCCTCGGGCCTCAAAATCGAAGAAGCCATTCGTTTGGAGCAATCCACGACGAATAATGAAGCAAAATATAAGGCACTAATCTATGGTTTAGAGCTCGCAAGAGAAATGGGCATCCAACGGTTGAATGTCAGAGGCGACTCACAGCTTATGATAGAGCAAGTGGCCGGAAATTTCGATACCAAAGCACCCCATCTGGCTAGCCTTCTACAGAAGGTGACTGACTTGCGATCGCATTTTCGCCAGTTCGAACTCATACAAGTACCTAGGGAGCAAAATCAGAAGGCCGATGCCCTTGCCAAATTAGCTTCTGCGGGAGGATGCACACGCCAGTCCTCCATATCTATAAGCCGATCAAGCAAAGACATGGAAGTCTACTTAACCTCATTAGAACCTGAATGCTGGATAGATCCAATCGTAAAATACATGACTAACTCAGAGCTCCCACCTAATCTGAAAGATGCAAAGC
It encodes the following:
- the LOC133814030 gene encoding uncharacterized protein LOC133814030; its protein translation is MKKVNTALTTDKPIVSEKDDNDEKDKQTKALEAWVENDFLCKNFILNGLSDDLYDYYNSDKNAKEIWDALQKKYDTEEAGTKKYAVSRYLKFQMTDDKLVEAQSHELQKIAHEIISEGISLDEQFQVAVIIDKLPPAWKDFKKFLRHKTKEFSLESLITRLRIEEEARKQDQKEEVLVVSSNNNTNKKSTAVLKPNGKNFKNQN